One segment of Cetobacterium sp. NK01 DNA contains the following:
- a CDS encoding CitMHS family transporter, which produces MLLAVAGFIMLFAMMYFLFKSKTIPLVVFITIPFIAAVLAGFSFPEIVTFVKKGVGKTSEMAVLFIFSVTFFGLMSDAGMFDVIVDKLVKKAGTNVIAVAVVTAIVAIFSHLDGATVTTVLVTVPALLPLYKKLNIRPQLLLMIVGAGMGVMNLLPWGGPVARAATVLGMNPNDLWHIMIPIQILGVATTIGLAVFGAMREIKFNGAGVLEKTSPEFEIEEGTHISQKKENELKRPKLTAFNMLLTLGILVLLLINTFPPYFVFMIGCAVALVVNYPNPKDQKNRLKAHAPAALDVSSVMLGAGVMVGILGNSGMLEAMTIPLLKVIPSFIASQLHILMGVLSLPLGLVLGTDSYFYGLMPLAIEVGKNFEIAPLNMAVAMTIGKNLSLFISPLVPATFLGIGLAGIELKDHIKYSFAGLFGVSLIMMVFALSINMF; this is translated from the coding sequence ATGTTACTAGCCGTTGCTGGTTTTATTATGTTATTTGCTATGATGTATTTTCTTTTTAAATCAAAAACTATACCTTTGGTTGTTTTTATCACAATTCCATTTATTGCTGCTGTTTTAGCTGGTTTTTCATTTCCAGAGATTGTCACTTTTGTAAAAAAAGGTGTCGGAAAAACTAGTGAAATGGCCGTTCTATTTATTTTCTCAGTTACTTTCTTCGGTCTAATGTCTGATGCCGGGATGTTTGACGTTATTGTTGATAAGTTGGTAAAAAAAGCTGGAACAAATGTTATTGCAGTTGCCGTTGTCACTGCCATTGTTGCCATTTTCTCCCACCTTGATGGTGCCACTGTTACAACTGTTTTAGTTACAGTTCCAGCTCTATTACCACTTTATAAAAAATTAAATATCCGTCCACAACTTTTACTTATGATTGTTGGAGCTGGAATGGGTGTTATGAATCTTTTACCTTGGGGTGGTCCTGTTGCTAGAGCAGCTACAGTTTTAGGGATGAATCCAAATGATTTGTGGCATATCATGATTCCTATTCAAATTTTAGGAGTTGCTACTACAATTGGTCTAGCTGTTTTTGGTGCTATGAGAGAGATTAAATTTAATGGTGCTGGTGTTTTGGAAAAAACATCTCCTGAATTTGAAATAGAAGAGGGAACTCATATCTCTCAAAAGAAAGAGAATGAATTAAAAAGACCTAAGTTAACAGCTTTTAATATGCTTTTAACTCTTGGAATTTTAGTTTTATTACTGATTAATACTTTCCCTCCATATTTTGTATTTATGATTGGATGTGCTGTTGCACTTGTAGTTAACTATCCTAATCCTAAAGATCAAAAAAATAGATTAAAAGCTCATGCTCCTGCAGCCCTTGATGTATCATCTGTTATGCTTGGAGCTGGAGTTATGGTTGGAATTTTAGGTAATAGTGGAATGCTAGAAGCTATGACTATACCTCTACTAAAGGTTATTCCATCATTTATTGCTTCTCAGTTACATATATTAATGGGAGTTTTATCTCTACCTCTTGGATTAGTTTTAGGAACAGATTCATATTTTTATGGATTGATGCCTCTTGCTATTGAAGTTGGTAAAAACTTTGAAATTGCTCCTTTAAATATGGCTGTAGCTATGACTATTGGAAAAAACCTTTCTCTTTTCATAAGTCCTTTAGTTCCTGCTACTTTCTTAGGAATAGGACTTGCTGGTATTGAGTTAAAAGATCACATTAAATACTCATTTGCTGGTTTATTTGGTGTATCTTTAATTATGATGGTATTTGCACTATCTATAAATATGTTCTAA